TAGTTAAGCCTCAGAATACAAACATCTTTCGCCGTTTCACGTGGCTTTTAGCACCTGGGTTGTTAACCTTGGCAACTTCGTTAACATTGGTTAGTTGCACAACTGAAGGGCAAAAAGCTCAAACCCCATCTGCTGCGACAAATGTATCTGAGACCAATTCCAATTCATCTGGAATTAAAGCGAAGGTACTCCGTATGGGGTATCAATCAGCAGGCGATTTGGTCAGATCGCAAAAAGTATTAGAAAAGCGTCTAGAACCTCTAGGGGTAAAGGTGGAGTGGGCACAATTTGTCCAAGGGCCACAACTAATGGAAGCGATGAATGTCGGCAAAATTGATTTAGGTTCCGTTGGGGAAACTCCGCCGATTTTCGCTCAAGCTGCTGGCGCTCAAATTGTTTATGTGGTTGGTTCTCGACGTACTCCAACCACAGGTAGATCAAGTGTGATTGCTGTCCCACCAAATTCTCCCATTAAGAGCGTCAAGGATCTCAAAGGACAAAAAATCGTCTTTCAAAAAGCTTCTGCATCTCATTATTTTGTCTTTAGAGCTTTGGAAGATGCGGGTTTAAAACCCAGCGATATAAAAATCTTGAGTATACCTACAGTGGAAGCTAGTAGTGCTTTTCTAGAAGGGAAAATTCCGGTTTGGGTAGCGGGCGATCCTTATCTAGCTTTGGCTGAAAAATCAAATAAGATCCGAGTAATTAAAACTGCCGAAGGACTTGATACCCCCGGTGCATACTATATTGGTGCAAGGCAGTTTGCGGTTGATAATCCGGGAATTCTGCGGATAGTGATTGAGGAGATTGATAAACTCCAGCGCTGGGCTGAGGCAAATCCTAAAGAAGTAGCAAAAATTATTGGGCCAATCCAAAAACTACCTCCTGACATTATGGAAAAGGTAGTTAGCCGCCGCAGTTATGGCTTGAGAGGCATTTCCCCAGAGTTAATTAAAGAACAACAGCGAGTTGCAGATTACTTTTATAAATATGGTGTGATTCCTAAACAGGTCAACATTCAGGAAGCTGTGTTGACACCTGAAGAATATGCCGCAATTACTCCAGAATCTATTAGCCAAAAATAAGTTGAAAAGACTTATGATGCAATACGGTTCATTTAAGGAAACTCCAAGAAATAAATTATCCAATATTGTGGGGTGGGCAACATGAGCGTTTATATGGTGGGCAAGATGCCCACCCCACAAGAGTTAATTGGATATTTTTTTATTTGTCAGTCCCTAAGAGTTATTGGTGTAGATAATTGAGCTAGAGAAGAGGTGATAAATCGCGTCTCTACATCAGGGTTTTAGGATTAATGGGTTGAGAAACAACACGAAATTTCTTTGTAGAATTACTCGAATTTATTTTGGAGAAAGGCGATAACGCGCTTGAATGCTTGGGGATCTTGGTAAAGAAAGCGATGACCGCCCTTAAAGAATTCTAAATACGAACCTGGTATCTGTTTGTGCATCGCT
This Nostoc sp. C052 DNA region includes the following protein-coding sequences:
- a CDS encoding aliphatic sulfonate ABC transporter substrate-binding protein, producing the protein MTAIVKPQNTNIFRRFTWLLAPGLLTLATSLTLVSCTTEGQKAQTPSAATNVSETNSNSSGIKAKVLRMGYQSAGDLVRSQKVLEKRLEPLGVKVEWAQFVQGPQLMEAMNVGKIDLGSVGETPPIFAQAAGAQIVYVVGSRRTPTTGRSSVIAVPPNSPIKSVKDLKGQKIVFQKASASHYFVFRALEDAGLKPSDIKILSIPTVEASSAFLEGKIPVWVAGDPYLALAEKSNKIRVIKTAEGLDTPGAYYIGARQFAVDNPGILRIVIEEIDKLQRWAEANPKEVAKIIGPIQKLPPDIMEKVVSRRSYGLRGISPELIKEQQRVADYFYKYGVIPKQVNIQEAVLTPEEYAAITPESISQK